Proteins encoded by one window of Chromobacterium violaceum ATCC 12472:
- a CDS encoding ABC transporter ATP-binding protein — protein sequence MAEVLLKIEGIHKRFGGLHALNDVSLTINKGEIYGLIGPNGAGKTTLFNVLTGLYVPDEGKFEFDGHNLFQQKPHVVVAAGIARTFQNIRLFAEMTALENVMVGRHIRSKAGALGAVLRDKGTMAEERAIEAKAWELLEYVGIADVAEERARNLSYGHQRRLEIARALATEPKLLALDEPAAGMNPRETEELKALMSKIRDGGVTVLLIEHDVKLMMGLCDRIAVLDYGKKIAEGVPEEVRRNPKVIEAYLGAAHA from the coding sequence ATGGCTGAAGTTTTGCTGAAAATCGAAGGCATCCATAAACGTTTCGGCGGCCTGCACGCGCTCAACGATGTCTCCCTGACCATCAACAAGGGCGAGATCTACGGCCTGATCGGCCCCAACGGCGCGGGCAAGACCACGCTGTTCAACGTGCTGACCGGCCTTTACGTGCCGGACGAGGGCAAGTTCGAGTTCGACGGCCACAATCTGTTCCAGCAGAAGCCGCACGTGGTGGTGGCCGCCGGCATCGCCCGCACCTTCCAGAACATCCGCCTGTTCGCAGAAATGACCGCGCTGGAGAATGTGATGGTGGGCCGCCACATCCGCTCGAAGGCTGGCGCCCTGGGCGCGGTGCTGCGCGACAAGGGCACGATGGCCGAGGAGCGCGCGATCGAGGCCAAGGCCTGGGAGCTGCTGGAGTACGTGGGCATCGCCGACGTGGCCGAGGAGCGCGCCCGCAACCTGTCCTACGGCCACCAGCGCCGGCTGGAAATCGCCCGCGCGCTGGCCACCGAGCCCAAGCTGCTGGCGCTGGACGAGCCGGCCGCCGGCATGAACCCGCGCGAAACCGAAGAGTTGAAGGCCTTGATGAGCAAGATCCGCGACGGCGGCGTCACCGTGTTGCTGATCGAGCACGACGTCAAGCTGATGATGGGTCTGTGCGACCGCATCGCGGTGCTGGATTACGGCAAGAAGATCGCCGAAGGCGTGCCGGAAGAAGTGCGCCGCAATCCGAAAGTGATCGAAGCCTACCTGGGAGCGGCCCACGCATGA
- a CDS encoding ABC transporter ATP-binding protein gives MSILEVKNLQVAYGGIQAVKGIDFHIDQGELVTLIGANGAGKTTTLKTLVGMVKKSGGSIVYDGKDVASIPSHDFVRHGLAMVPEGRGVFAKLTVEENLQMGAYYRNDKAAIQSEIEHVYELFPRLKERRLQLAGTLSGGEQQMVAMGRAMLSKPKLLLLDEPSMGLAPIIVEKIFEIIQMVSKQGVTMLLVEQNAKLALEVSQRGYVMESGRITMSGDAKELLNDERVRNAYLGE, from the coding sequence ATGAGCATTCTGGAAGTCAAAAACCTGCAAGTGGCCTATGGCGGCATTCAAGCGGTCAAGGGGATCGATTTTCATATCGACCAGGGCGAGCTGGTGACGCTGATCGGCGCCAACGGCGCCGGCAAGACCACCACGTTGAAGACGCTGGTGGGCATGGTGAAGAAGTCCGGCGGCAGCATCGTCTACGATGGCAAGGACGTCGCGTCCATCCCGTCGCACGATTTCGTCCGCCACGGTCTGGCCATGGTGCCGGAAGGCCGCGGCGTGTTCGCCAAGCTGACGGTGGAGGAAAACCTGCAGATGGGCGCCTACTACCGCAACGACAAGGCGGCCATCCAGAGCGAGATCGAGCACGTCTACGAACTGTTCCCGCGCCTGAAGGAACGCCGCCTGCAGCTGGCCGGCACCCTGTCCGGCGGCGAGCAGCAAATGGTGGCGATGGGCCGCGCGATGCTGTCCAAGCCCAAGCTGCTGTTGCTGGACGAGCCGTCGATGGGTCTCGCGCCCATCATCGTCGAGAAGATCTTCGAGATCATCCAGATGGTGTCCAAGCAGGGCGTGACCATGCTGCTGGTGGAGCAGAACGCCAAGCTGGCGCTGGAGGTGTCGCAGCGCGGCTACGTGATGGAAAGCGGCCGCATCACCATGAGCGGCGACGCCAAGGAACTGCTCAACGACGAACGCGTCCGCAACGCCTATCTGGGCGAATAA
- a CDS encoding substrate-binding periplasmic protein: MARWQHACIFVLSAFLGAAAADAAETLMLAASEYPPYMSSQMADGGVAVAIVREAFRRAGYSAKAVYLPWARAVNQARDGRLDGIVGLWTTPERTRAFLFSQAFLDNHIGFFKRREDGIRYQTLADLKPYAIGIVRGYANSDAFDAARLHTDETLSDASNLSKLAAHHIDLALIDRGVANYLLGGSLAALAPKLEWLSPAVVDYPMHLGIARRQPQAAKRIQDFNRGLDAMRQDGTLDKMLKQAKI; encoded by the coding sequence ATGGCCCGCTGGCAGCATGCATGCATATTCGTTCTGTCCGCCTTTCTTGGCGCCGCGGCAGCCGACGCCGCCGAAACCCTGATGCTTGCCGCCTCCGAATATCCGCCCTACATGTCGTCGCAGATGGCGGATGGCGGCGTCGCGGTGGCCATCGTCCGCGAAGCCTTCCGCCGCGCCGGTTATTCGGCCAAGGCCGTCTACTTGCCGTGGGCGCGCGCGGTCAATCAAGCCCGCGACGGCCGCCTGGATGGCATCGTTGGGCTATGGACGACACCCGAACGCACACGCGCCTTTCTGTTCTCCCAGGCCTTCCTCGACAATCACATCGGCTTCTTCAAGCGGCGCGAAGACGGCATCCGCTACCAGACGCTGGCCGATCTCAAACCCTATGCGATAGGCATCGTGCGCGGCTACGCCAACTCGGATGCCTTCGACGCCGCCCGCCTGCATACCGACGAAACCCTGAGCGACGCCAGCAACCTGTCCAAGCTGGCCGCGCACCACATCGACCTGGCGCTGATAGACCGCGGCGTCGCCAATTACCTGTTGGGCGGCAGCCTGGCCGCGCTGGCGCCCAAGCTGGAATGGCTGTCGCCCGCCGTCGTCGACTACCCGATGCACCTGGGGATCGCCAGGCGGCAGCCGCAGGCGGCAAAACGCATTCAGGACTTCAATCGCGGGCTGGATGCGATGCGGCAGGACGGCACGCTGGACAAGATGCTGAAGCAGGCCAAAATCTAG
- a CDS encoding YdcF family protein: MEGMSLMVLWHRLLGAALLPPVLNLLPIVAGAMLVRRWQHAGRVLLALGVALTYMLSIPQTAIWLAQGVERYPPIRPADLAAADAIVVLGGGKRPAPEFGGNAPSSDTLARLRYAAYLARQSGKPVLVTGGSPLGGEPEGKVMASALHDDYGIRARWVEDRSDTTLDNARLSAEMLKAAGATRIALVSQGWHLGRAVPFFQSQGLQVSPAPTGFVRYEGPAFTRYLPSGKAMGDCHVLLREYIGLLYYRLRPGA, encoded by the coding sequence ATGGAAGGCATGAGTCTGATGGTATTGTGGCATCGCCTGTTGGGCGCGGCATTGTTGCCGCCTGTTCTGAATCTGCTGCCCATCGTCGCCGGGGCCATGCTGGTCCGGCGCTGGCAGCATGCCGGCCGCGTGCTGCTGGCCTTGGGCGTGGCGCTGACCTATATGCTGTCGATTCCGCAGACGGCGATCTGGCTGGCGCAGGGCGTGGAGCGCTATCCGCCGATCCGGCCGGCCGACCTGGCGGCGGCGGACGCCATCGTGGTATTGGGCGGCGGCAAGCGGCCGGCGCCGGAGTTCGGCGGCAACGCGCCGTCGAGCGACACGCTGGCGCGGCTGCGCTACGCCGCCTATCTGGCGCGGCAAAGCGGCAAGCCGGTGCTGGTGACCGGCGGTTCCCCTCTGGGCGGCGAGCCGGAAGGGAAGGTGATGGCAAGCGCCTTGCACGACGATTACGGCATCCGCGCGCGCTGGGTGGAGGACCGTTCCGACACCACCTTGGATAACGCGCGCTTGTCGGCTGAAATGCTGAAGGCGGCCGGCGCGACGCGCATCGCGCTGGTCAGCCAGGGATGGCACCTGGGGCGGGCGGTGCCATTCTTCCAGAGCCAAGGCCTGCAGGTGTCGCCGGCGCCGACCGGCTTTGTCCGTTACGAAGGACCGGCATTCACGCGTTACCTTCCCAGCGGCAAGGCGATGGGCGACTGCCACGTCTTGCTGCGCGAATACATCGGTTTGCTTTACTACCGCTTGCGGCCGGGAGCCTGA